The DNA region CCAGTTTGGCAGACAGTTCCGTCTGACTGCGCTTCGTCATAAGGGGGTTACCGCTGTCCAGTACAGCGATGCAGCAGGAAGTGACCATGTGCTGTTCGCCTTTCTTCACTCGCAGAAGCTGGGTGAACCGTTGCCAAGACTCCGTTTGGCAGGTCTTCAGGCTGACAAGACCTATCTCATTGAAGAGTTGGGGTTATCGGTCAGTGGGCGTGCGTTAATGAACATCGGAGTGGAGTTGCCCCTACGCGGCGATTTCGACAGCCTGGTGTATCGCATCCGTGAGCAAGAATAACGTTCTGGAAGAACTGTTTAAAAGGAGTGCTTTGTAGGCCGATAACGGCTGCATCGCACTCCTTTTTTATTGAATCTCTTTTTGTGGCAGACGGATCTGGACCGTGGTTCCCATGCCTAGTTTGCTAAACACTTTGACACCGTAGTATTCACCAAATTTCAGCTTAATTCGCCGATCCACATTTGAAATGCCATAGCCTCGTCCTTCTTTTTCTTCAAACAAAGCCTCAAGCTTCTCTCGCCGCATGCCCATTCCATCGTCTATAACCGATAAGATGATACTATTGTTCTCGATGACACCCTTGATATGGATATTTAGGGGCCGATCCTGATTCCAAAGAGCGTGAATCACTGCATTCTCCACAAAAGGCTGTAACGCAAGCTTCACGGTCGAGTAGGGCAGGATGGACTGATCTATCGTATAGATGATGTTCAGCTTGCCCTTAAATCGAATAAGTTGAATAGCATTATAGCTCTGGGTTAGCTTCAACTCCTCATTGATGGTCAGGATACTCTTTCCTTTATTCAGGGAGATCCGATAAAACTTGGCCAGATGAAGGACCATATCCTGAATCTGGGGATCCTGATGCTTGACGGCCAGAGAGGAGATCGAGCCGAGTGTATTATACAGAAAATGAGGATTGATTTGAGCTTGAAGCAGGTCCAGTTCAGCTTCCTTGCTCTGCAGCTCTTTCTGGTAGACTTCGGTAACCAGACTTTTCAACCGGGTTGTCATCTGCTCAAATGCAAAGTGAAGCTGTCCGATCTCATCACTGCCCATTTGCTCCTCATGGGCAGGGTTGAAATCTCCCCGTTCAATGCGGCGAATCATTCGTATTAACGTCCTGATGCGTTTGCTGAACAGTGAAGCGGTAATATAGATGAGCAACAGCGCCACGCCGATGAAGCCCAGTGAAATTTTGATAATAAGCTGAGAGAGAGATTTGGCATCCTTGATAATACTGTCATACGGGAAGATGGATACCGTTTTCCAGCCATTTTTGAGCGTGTTATAAACGGCTAGAGCCTTCACGCCTTGATACGTTGTATCAAATCTTCCTGAAGCCGTATCGTCAAAATTTTGATGAAGAAGTTCGGGCAGGCTTGTATTAATTAACTGTTTGTCGGCGGAGGACAGAATCATACCTTTGTCATTTATGATGAAAATATCTTTGCCGCCTGCTTCCTTTTCCATTAAGGAATAGATGACAGACTCGGAGATTTGAAAGACCAGCATCCCATAAGGATACTGATTACTATTGTTGTTCAGCAGTCGTGCGAGCGTAAACATGGCAGGACCGTTCTCTGTCTGCGGCGATGAGAGATGAATGATGTTTCCATAGGATTGTTGCAGCTTGTGGAACAGCTCCGTGTTTTGAACTTCGGGTGTAATCGGCCGGATATAATAATTGTCTTTGGGCAGCGATGGATTGTCCGAATAAATGAAGGCGCTATCAAAATCAGGGTAGGCAGCCATCACGGTGTCGATACGATTGCCAATATAATTATAGACGTCCAGATACGATGGATCATCCTGATACTCGTTCGTCAAGTAATTGGCAAGTCGGTTATCCAAATAAATGGAGGCGGAAATATGTTCGTAGCTGTCCAGTTTGTTCTCCAGATTTTTAGTGATTTGAGCGGTTGAGTTCGTCATGTTGATATAGATCTGCTCGGTGAGTTTGATTTTGGTAAGTTCATAGGAAAAGTAAACCAACAGCATCATTGGAATGATGGTGACCAGAACAAATACCATAAACAGTTTGGAACGAAAGCTCAGATTAACAAAAGGCATATATAAGTATTTTCTATAAAATTGGCGCATCAGGAAGCCCTCTCTTGACTGAATATTCGTTGCACAGTTCATCATAGCAGAGTGAATATGGAAATCCAATCCTCTCTTTTACGCAGAAACATCTTTAAAAAGCGGTATCTTTCGGAGAATTCGACTATGGCGGGCAATCAGCGTCAAATTTATGATGAATAGGAGAGAAGTTGAATCCAGATATGGCCTACCATGCTGCTGTATAGAAAAAGGGAGGGTATTTAATGCATAAGGTAAGCGCTATCAAAACAGTCAGGAGCAATAATCTGATAAGCAGACTAAAAGAGCAAAAATGGTTATTCGTGCTTATGCTTCCTGCCTTCATTGCGACATTGCTATTTTCCTATGGTCCGATGTTTGGACTATATATGGCGTTTACGAATTATCAGCCGGGTGGGGGATCATTTTTTTACCAGTTCTTCCATGCTGAATTTGTAGGTTTCCAGTGGTTTGAGTATTTCTTTACTACAGGGGATTTCTATCGGGTTATGCGAAATACGCTTGCCACAAGTTTGCTGACATTGTTCTTTGGATTTCCTGCGCCGATCATTCTCGCGCTTGTACTAAATGAAGCAAGACAGGGATTTTTCAAACGTTTTGTACAGACGGTTTCCTATCTGCCGCATTTTATCTCATGGGTTATCGCAGCCAACATTGTAATTACGCTGCTGGCTTCCGATGGAATGCTTAACAATATTCTGGTTATGCTGGGCATGGTCAAGGAACCTGTCGCATTTTTGCAGAACGGGCCTCTATTCTGGTGGATTATCGCCCTGTCGAACATGTGGAAAGAAATGGGTTTTAGCGCCATAATGTATCTCGCTGCAATCGCCTCCATTAATCCGGAGCTCTACGAAGCGGCCAGGGTGGACGGAGCCAGCCGATTTAGGCAAATGTGGCATATTACGCTGCCATCCATGCGTCCTACCATTGTCATATTGGCTATTCTCGCGGTCGGAGGCATTTTGAATGCGGGATTTGAACAGCAATACCTGCTGCAAAATAATACCGTACTTGAATACTCCGAAGTAATTGATATTTATGCCTACAAATACGGACTGCAGAACAGCATGTTCTCTTACGGGGCTGCCGTGGGAATGTTCAAATCCGTTGTTGCCTTTATTCTTGTCCTCATCGTGAACCGGATTTCCAGAAAAGTGAACGACCAGGCGTTGTTCTAATTAGAAGAGACAGAGGGGAGCGCTTGTGATGATTCTGAACAGATTCGGGGATCGTATTTTCAAAATTATTGTGTATTTCATTCTTATTCTCGTATTACTGGTTACATTTCTTCCGTTTTGGAATATACTCGTTCTTTCATTGAACAGCGCGGAGGATACAGTACGAGGCGGCGTCTACCTGTGGCCCAGAGACCTGACCCTGGACAGCTATCAGCAGATTTTGAAGGATAGCGAGATTTTGAACGGGCTGTGGGTAACCGTCAAGCGGACTCTGATTGGTGCACCGCTGTCGGTTCTGGTCATTACGATGCTTGCGTATCCGCTAAGTCGGCGGAATCTGATTGGACGCAAAGGATGGAACCTGTACTTTATCTTTACCATGTATTTCAGTGGTGGACTCATTCCATTCTACATGGTGCTTAAGGCACTGAACATGATCGATACATTCTCGGTGTTCATTTTGCCAAGTTTGATGAATGTCTTCTATATGATTATTGTCCGTACCTTTATGGAGCAGCTGCCCCATGAGATTGAAGAATCGGCGAGGGTGGATGGGGCTAACGATCTGACGATTTTCTTCCGAATTGTGATGCCGCTGACAACACCTGTGCTTGCAACAGTGGGCCTCTTTCAAGCCATTGGACATTGGAATGCCTGGTTTGATTCCTATGCGTTCACCTACAGCTCGGACCTGAAAACTCTTCAAGCCGTGCTTGTCAAAATATTGAATCAATTTCAGACCGGCGGCATGATTTCACAAACGCAAATGCTGGCCAACTCGGCCAAGCGGAATGCCGTTTCAAGCGATACCATTCGAATGGCTGCTACCATGGTAGCGACCTTACCGATCGTTATGGTGTACCCGTTCCTGCAAAAATACTTTGTTAAAGGCATGACTTTGGGAGCGGTGAAGAGTTAATCTGTTTCATGATCCGGTTGCAGGGAAGGCTTGTCCGGTGGCCTCTCCTGAAAGGGGGTGGGCAAAGATCGTTTTGGAAATGCTCAATCTAGCACTGCAGGAATTTATTCATTGGGAGGAATTAGGGTGTCAATGACAAAGACAAAAAAATGGATGACCATGGGGATTACGGCTGCATTAGTCGTTGGTTTGCTGGCGGGCTGCTCCTCCAATGATGGGGAGAACAATACAGCAGGTAAAGACGGGGAACAAGGGCCGATTACGCTGACCTGGTTTGATGGCAATACCAAAGGAGAACCTTTTACCGATGCGGTTGCCCAGGAAATTACCAAAAAGACGGGCATAGAGATTTCCATCCAGCAGCCAACGGGTAATCCAACAGAAAAACTGAGCCTGATGCTGGCGAGTGGTGACTATCCCGATGTGGTGGTCATGAGCCGGGGAGATGCTTCCCTTGATAAGTACATTTCAAGCGGCGCATTCATTCCACTGGATGAGTTGATTGAGAAATATGGTTCTGATTTGAAAGAAATGTACGGCGAAACTTTGACCAAAACACGTTATACAGACAGCAAGAACTACTATCTGGCAAACTGGTACGGTCTCGACAGTGATCCGGTCTTCGGTATGCTGATGAGGCAGAGCCTGCTGGAAGAGTTTCTTCCAGACAAGGCAGATGGTTCAAAGCCACTCACAACGGACGAGTTTGAGACACTCCTGAAAAATTTCAAAGAAAAATACAACACGATTGATGGCAAAGAGTCCATTCCGATGACGATGAACGGTGAGAACATGGGCGCGAATCTGGGGACATTTAAAGGCATGTGGGGCTTAAAAACGTATTATGACAACAATGGACGTCTGCAATATGATGTCAAGGACCCCAAATATCGTGAAATGCTGTTATACATGAATCGATTATATAGAGAAGGTTTGATTGAGAAGGAATTTGCGATTAGTAAAACGCAAACATGGATTCAAAAGCTGACGACTGGCGCGGTATTCGCTACCCCAGGTGCATATTGGGACCCAGGTAACGGTAATGCGGCCCTGAAGAAGGATGGCGGAGAGAAGAATCAGTTATTTGCATATAAAGTTGTTGCTCCAGGTGTAGATCCGGCTCAAACGACATTTGGTCCAAGAAGTTCGCTTGGATGGGATGCGATCGCTATTACCAAAAATAACAAGCACCCGGAAGAGACAATGAAGCTCTTTAATTATCTGGCGAGTGATGAAGGACAGCATTTGCTGCTGTGGGGTAAGGAAGGCGAACAGTATACCATGGTAGATGGCAAGCGCCAACCGGACCCTGCGTTCCTGCAAAGCTTCAAGGATAACTGGGATGACACGGTGAAGAAAAGCGGCGTTCGCAAATGGTTATGGTTTATCAAAAATGGTCTGGACCCGAATGGACAGCCGTATGATATGGCGGTCAAATTCCAGCGCAGTG from Paenibacillus sp. JNUCC-31 includes:
- a CDS encoding cache domain-containing sensor histidine kinase, with protein sequence MPFVNLSFRSKLFMVFVLVTIIPMMLLVYFSYELTKIKLTEQIYINMTNSTAQITKNLENKLDSYEHISASIYLDNRLANYLTNEYQDDPSYLDVYNYIGNRIDTVMAAYPDFDSAFIYSDNPSLPKDNYYIRPITPEVQNTELFHKLQQSYGNIIHLSSPQTENGPAMFTLARLLNNNSNQYPYGMLVFQISESVIYSLMEKEAGGKDIFIINDKGMILSSADKQLINTSLPELLHQNFDDTASGRFDTTYQGVKALAVYNTLKNGWKTVSIFPYDSIIKDAKSLSQLIIKISLGFIGVALLLIYITASLFSKRIRTLIRMIRRIERGDFNPAHEEQMGSDEIGQLHFAFEQMTTRLKSLVTEVYQKELQSKEAELDLLQAQINPHFLYNTLGSISSLAVKHQDPQIQDMVLHLAKFYRISLNKGKSILTINEELKLTQSYNAIQLIRFKGKLNIIYTIDQSILPYSTVKLALQPFVENAVIHALWNQDRPLNIHIKGVIENNSIILSVIDDGMGMRREKLEALFEEKEGRGYGISNVDRRIKLKFGEYYGVKVFSKLGMGTTVQIRLPQKEIQ
- a CDS encoding ABC transporter permease; amino-acid sequence: MHKVSAIKTVRSNNLISRLKEQKWLFVLMLPAFIATLLFSYGPMFGLYMAFTNYQPGGGSFFYQFFHAEFVGFQWFEYFFTTGDFYRVMRNTLATSLLTLFFGFPAPIILALVLNEARQGFFKRFVQTVSYLPHFISWVIAANIVITLLASDGMLNNILVMLGMVKEPVAFLQNGPLFWWIIALSNMWKEMGFSAIMYLAAIASINPELYEAARVDGASRFRQMWHITLPSMRPTIVILAILAVGGILNAGFEQQYLLQNNTVLEYSEVIDIYAYKYGLQNSMFSYGAAVGMFKSVVAFILVLIVNRISRKVNDQALF
- a CDS encoding carbohydrate ABC transporter permease is translated as MILNRFGDRIFKIIVYFILILVLLVTFLPFWNILVLSLNSAEDTVRGGVYLWPRDLTLDSYQQILKDSEILNGLWVTVKRTLIGAPLSVLVITMLAYPLSRRNLIGRKGWNLYFIFTMYFSGGLIPFYMVLKALNMIDTFSVFILPSLMNVFYMIIVRTFMEQLPHEIEESARVDGANDLTIFFRIVMPLTTPVLATVGLFQAIGHWNAWFDSYAFTYSSDLKTLQAVLVKILNQFQTGGMISQTQMLANSAKRNAVSSDTIRMAATMVATLPIVMVYPFLQKYFVKGMTLGAVKS
- a CDS encoding extracellular solute-binding protein, which translates into the protein MTKTKKWMTMGITAALVVGLLAGCSSNDGENNTAGKDGEQGPITLTWFDGNTKGEPFTDAVAQEITKKTGIEISIQQPTGNPTEKLSLMLASGDYPDVVVMSRGDASLDKYISSGAFIPLDELIEKYGSDLKEMYGETLTKTRYTDSKNYYLANWYGLDSDPVFGMLMRQSLLEEFLPDKADGSKPLTTDEFETLLKNFKEKYNTIDGKESIPMTMNGENMGANLGTFKGMWGLKTYYDNNGRLQYDVKDPKYREMLLYMNRLYREGLIEKEFAISKTQTWIQKLTTGAVFATPGAYWDPGNGNAALKKDGGEKNQLFAYKVVAPGVDPAQTTFGPRSSLGWDAIAITKNNKHPEETMKLFNYLASDEGQHLLLWGKEGEQYTMVDGKRQPDPAFLQSFKDNWDDTVKKSGVRKWLWFIKNGLDPNGQPYDMAVKFQRSEVDELAIKSLGDSVWDTAQYDNLNPDGGTPQALTAQKVKDIMDQSITRAIIAPSEAEANSVFDKMLEDMKKAGDEKVEDIINEKYAQRMELWSSK